CAGTGTATTTTGCTTTATTATGCACAAATACTGCACGTAATAAGAACAACAAGCCTGTCACATGATACCAGACAAATAACTTTACCAGTTCCAACAGTTGAGCAAATCCTTCTTGGAATTAATAATATGTCTTAGTGAAGACCAACCCAGAATGGATGCAATTTTAAGATGTGAAAATACCAGAGttagtaatcatgatttggagatgctggtgttggactgggacgtacaaagttaaaaatcacacaacaccaggttatagtccaacaggtttaattggaagcacactagctttcggagtgacgcaccttcatcaggtgatagtggagggctcgatcgtaacacagaatttatagcaagaatttacagtgtgatgtaactgaaattatacattgaaaaattgattgtctgttaagcctttcatcagttagaatacagtgataatttcacttctttcatgtgtaaatcacaaaaccttttttttaaagttgcattctcaggttagctgttaacaatgggtgatagctagtcAATActttgaaggtgttagccccttgtgttctctatgacctgatgtttagattgattctaatctaaaaagtgagataacagagttttacgtaaattcatgcagtttttgagctcagagttctacatgaatgtatgcagattttgagcaaagtgcaatgtaactctgcaagtacaaattcaccccacaaaatatacgtgtgcatgtgggtctttgtctgtctgtgtgtgtgcgcctggggtgggggctgtgagtgtgagaaagtgtgtgtgtgtagtgagtgcagagtgtcttaagtctgtgagggggtacgtgtgtgtgtccgtaagggtgtgtgtgtgtgtgtgtgtgcgcgtgtgtgtgtagtgcaatagtgatcacctgtaatatgacatgaacccaaggtcctggttgaggccctccctatgggtaccgaacttagctatcagcctgatagctaagttcagtacccatagggagggcctcaaccaggaccttgggttcatgtcatattacaggtgatcaccattgcaccacacacacacacacacagagactctcacatacacacggacacaggtacacacagacgcacacacagacacccaacacacacactcccacactcccacacttacATTgcacccacaacacacacacactttcttacactcacaacccccaccccagacagacagacagacagacagacacacacacacacacacacacacacacacaaagacccacatgcacacatatattttggggggtgaatttgtacttgcagagttacattgcactttgctcaaaaactgcatgaattgacgtaaaactctgttatctcactttttagattagaatcaatctaaacatcatggcatagacagagaacacagggggctaacaccttcaacatattgtctaactatcaccattgttaacagctaacccgagaatgcaacttttaaaaaaaggttttgtgatttacacatgaaagaagtgaaactatcactgtattctaactgatgaaaggcttaacaatcaatttttcaatgtataatttcagttacatcacactgtaaatttttgctataaattctgtgttatgatcgagccctccactaacacctgatgaaggagcgtcgcctccgaaagctagtgtgcttccaattaaacctgttggactataacctggtgctgtatgatttttaacagaGTTAGTAATGACCTCATTCATAACATACACCTGATTTTCATGAATTATGCAATGGGACTTATATTAGCAAAAAGGTATTCTCAGTTTATCTGCAATAATGAATGGTCTATTAACACTCTACAGAAACAAAATTCAGTCCTCTGGCTTAGCAAACTATTGTCCCTATAATTTACAATTTGTAGCAATaatttttgaattatttttctGAGAAAGCAATGAATGGGCCTGGGAAAATTGGCAATTTGCATCTTTAAGTAACTGATGCATTCTAAATAAGGTTTACCTTTAACATAAGAATCTTTTTGAAAAGCCCTATTTTACAAGAAAACCTTAGCACACGTTGATCAATTACCTACTCATTCCTTTTCATCAATGCTTCATTCCCTTATATTGACATTTCACAATGTGTAATGTCAGGCATATCACTTTCTCTTAAGTACTataaaatttagaagaatgaagtcaTTAGTAGAAAATGgcttatttcagatcttcagtaaaatcaagattttaaaaatttccaTGTCTGCACCTCTGCCCTACTCCCACTGTTCCACGTTTATGTAGTGTCCTTTTCCAACTGCTTCACGAAACAAACTGTGCTTAACTCTCGAAGAAATGGGTATTATGAATGAATTCTAAACAGTACAATTACATTGTCATTCCCTCCGCATTCAAAGGGCATCGCATTAAATCAACTTATCCAGTCCAATTTTCAAGTAGAATAAAACACAGTCACAGGGAATACTTTTTCCATGGAAAAGTTGCACTTCCTTCACATTATGTACTAAATGTGGCATTGTCCCTTCAAGCGAAAGTGCAATTTCTTTTGTCTGAAGACAGATATTAATTCAGAGAAAAACATAATATACAAAAGGACTCACACAGACAAGAGAGGCATTGTAGTGCTTCACATGTCCCACTGGACAATTTATTAGCATGCATAGCTCAAACTAGTGTGTAGGGGTCAATTCCTAATTGGAAATTAAGAATGACATTCAATTTAACAACATGATCAGTCTCAGAAATGGTTAAATCGCTGAAGGCAGCTTTCAACAAAGAGTTGAAAGTTATTGGTCACTATAGTAGGCAAATTCAGAGAAGTATAAAAGTGCTGAATTTAAACATAAATATCCTGTAAATAGGTTTGAAACTACATCGTTCAGCAAAATTTATACAATACAGTGCAAAAGTGTAAAAATGGATTTAGTAAACTGAACATCCATTAGCACTGCTTTGTAGAGGGAGATTTATGCCAAGGTTTATTCCACAGATTATCATAGTAAACACTGCTCTACAATATAAATAAATTAACAGCACCTTCTGGAAAAGTAAAAAAACTTGTATTTCATAAAGTCTTAGAAAGACACACGTGCAACCAAAGCATAGCTTTTCCGATTACATAGGAACAATCATGCAAACAGCAAAAGTTTCAGAGACCGTATACCTTTTGTTTGATCCAACTTCATTTCAATGTCATTGTTTTCATAAATCTTCATAAAATATTTTCAGTCTACAAACTGTATAGTTACCatatgtgttttattgaatttagaGAACGTAACAATCTTTTGGATGAATAAAGTATGAATGATGGTTAAAATTATACCACGACATACCTCCAAATAGACTTTCAAGGCATTGTAGGTAACAGTCTACAGGTGAAATATTTGGTCAGTAACATGTTTTGAcccaaaagaaagaaaattaataTGCCTGGGAGAACAGCAGATACTTGCTTGGTTCCACTGAATTTAAGTACAGACTTCCATTTTTGTGTCTAATTTTCCATCAACAGAGGAAAAATGAGTTTGTTTAATTTGAGCAGGGCATGACACTCATTGGCAGAGGTTGTGAGGGCTAGAAAGAGGGAAGAGGTGAAGAGAGAAATTCAAGTCAAGAGCTATCCCTGACACATGTACAATGAGCTGAATTGTGTCATTTTGTGCTCTCATTTCCATTATATTTATTCAGGCTGAACTAGCCCAGGTGGGTTGATGccttctcttcctcttttcaTCCTGCTTTCCTCCCAATCAAATTTAAAAGTAAGATGACATTTTTAATTTTGACAAATGCCACTGAACAAGCAACTAGCTCCTTTCTTCTAACATTGCACCTTTTGAATGAGCAACATAAAACACAATAATGATCAACAGTTATTCATGAAAATGAACATATTGATAAAGATTAGGAAACATTTACATTAAAGCACCAAGACACTATTCCATTCATTAAGCACACAATGTGCATCATAGCAATAAGCTTTATCTACAAATAATAAAATGCAAAGGAAAGGCAATTGAACCCAGGGTGCATTGAATCTACAGATCATGTACAATGAAATAATTCAAAGTAAATTCTTTTTCATAGCATTTACCAGTTTGAGTCCTGTTGTGGTAAACAAagctcaaaaataaaataaatgctgtTGTCAGCACATTTGTGTGTTAGCGCTGGCATTGCATGTAAACCCTGATAATAAATACAACACTAATAAATAAAAATTACAGATATTATGACAACTGAATGTACTGAAAGGAAGAATGATGGGTTTATTCATGCACTAACTAAATAATTAGCAAGAGTATCACTAAATCTACACAAACTAGTTTTCAACTACTTTGCCCCCTAGTGATCGCTTTTCAATATTTCAGTAGTATCCAAATGTCAGTACTTGTGAGATAAAaattgagagagaaagtgtgactTTCAATATTTCTTAGGAATCATATCCAAAATTTTGACTAGATTTACAAACACTGAATTTGTCACACTAAATTCTGGCCAACATGCCTATCAAAGTCACGCCTCTCCTCGAAAGTAAGTACATCTAATAGTGAGAGAAGGTTCCAAATTCATGGCTGGAACAATATTTTTAATGTCATGGGATGTCCTGAACACCGAGAACACTGGAAGTTATATTTCATTAAAATTCCTTCAGATATTCAACCAGCACTTGTTACATTACAGTGAATTTAACATGGGTTTCTTCAATATGTAAATTTGTGGGATGCTTTTAACTAAGCTGAACATTTCCTTTCTCATTTCATAATCTGCAGGCTACTCCCCCAGATGGAAGGAAGATTAGGTGCTAGATTGTcataaaatgattaaagtataacaGTTGTATTGTTATAAACTCACCAAAAGGTTGCACATGGAATATTCTGAAAATGTTTCTGAAGAAAATCAGCAtataattaatttaatttgggaGATTAATATAAAAATATTATATTATTCAGCTGGTAAAAATGCCTCTTTCACACAGTTTCTTCAAAAGGAGCAGATTAAATACTAGGCCTGTAAACAGATGTGGAAGATCTAATTACAAACATATCCTCCATATTCAGTGCGTCAACTGAGAAAAGTATAATCTTTTAATGCACTTTACCAGCTAAGCAtaggaattttaaaattattccaaTTTAAGGGAGAAGGGAGAGATTTTTATTCAACAAATGACTCTCCAtcttgggccacttcaaactacTTACTATGATTGGAATGTTGTTAACATTTGCAACACCAGAAACGAATGTTTTGTTTTCATGATTGTTTCTAAACTGTACAGCAAATGCACAAAGACATTGAGGTGTTAGTTAATTTGTGCTAAAATTCAGAGCAAACATTCATGATACAGCTTGCAGATGCAAGAACTTATTTCACATGTTCTGCAGTATGAGAAGAACAGTAATACTTCTTGTGAGCTATAAAAGTTGAAAGACTACTGAACTTGATGTTGCACAAGCGACAGTATCTGTGATTTCCATTCTGCACTGGGCTTGGAAGCGACATCGCTGTCTGAACAGATTTGTCAACATTAATTGATGGGCTGATCAATTTGAAGCCTGGGTTCCTTGGGCTGTCAGGCACTGATAATATTTTCAAAGCAACGTTaggggaggatgttattaaaggtttaggagagatgttcTGCAAAGGACTTTCAGCTGAAGATTGGGAAGAGACAGATTCTCTTTGATCTTTGGCATTTGGGATATTCTTCAGTGTTTGCACACCTGACTTTAGAGATGGGGCAGGAACTCTCAAATTCTGAGGACTGATTTCAGAAATACTGTTTGTCATGAGTTTACCTTGTGATGAAATATCCTGCATGAAACCTTCAGTTGTGCGACCAGTTGAAAGTTGCTTGAAATCATGTGTGTTCTTAAAATGATCAATAAGGTCTCCTTCAATTGGTCCATTAAGTGGGCAATAGGGACAAATGACTGAATGAGCACGCTGAGGTGCTGAGAAAGTCTTAACATGGGAGGATGACTGAGTCCCATCCTGCAAAACATCTGGACTATTGTGAGATATTCCTGGAGAGTTGTTTGGAGTAATACAGCCATGTACTACATTTGGACTTTCTAAAATACATTTCGTGCTTATATCTTTCTTTTTCAATTCTTCTGTTTGTATCTGTGGCTGAGGGTCTGTAATTTCCATCCTATTTTTTTTAGCTTTTATTGTAGCAGAAGCCTGCATCTTTACTCTGGCAAGTTTCTCCACCTTACTGTGTTGAAGAGCAGTTGCAGAGCAGTAATACTTTTTGTGAGTAagataattttccacattgttaaaACTAATTTTGCAAGAGGTACATTCATGGTAGTCTGTTGAAAGATGAGAGGCTGGATTCAAAGGGGAAACATGAATCAACTGTTCTTCTTGAGTATGAGGCTTTCTGCTAAGATCAATTGGTCCATCAACATCTGAACTTGAACTTGGTGATGATGTTGCACTGGATTGAGCTGTCAACATATACCCTGTTGACAGGGAAACAGAATCAACTGAccttgaagaaagtgagagagctTCTTGCTTAACTTTCAATGTTTCTACATTGTTAGATAGCCCAGTGTTTTGAAGGCTGGCAGCTGAAGGACTATGGACAGATGCTTCATTTGGCGAAGGTGGAGGAAGAGGCTGATGACTAGGACCGTGAATCTCATACAACTTTCTACGTTTACGTGTACGCACAGTTTGCTGAAGGAATGCCACCTTTCCTCCATTTGGCCTACGAAGGGGGGGGTCATGTCTTGAAGCACAATATAAACGTTTGTGAACAACATAGGTTTCATGTCGTGTAAACCTTATATTGCAGGCTTCACAAATAGTTTTTGAAGGGTCATCATCAAATTCTTCAACAGAGTTGCTTGGACTTCGACTGCCTTCACTAAATCTACTTAGGCTTTCACCTTCAGATGATGTATCCTTCATGGCACTgtcctctgtttttatttctggtaGTTTGCTCTCAACATTTGATATCTTTAGGTCTCGGTCAGAATCAGTTTGTGAGGAAGAGGCCTGTTGGTTTTCCACTCCAGAAACTGGACTATGAGATAGTTGTTCAGTTCTACTTGTGGATGCAGGATCCTTTGCAGTATCATCAGCAGCAGGGTTGTCTACTTGCTGATGCCTGCTAGAACAGTAAAGCCGTTTGTGCACCAAATAGTTATTGATATTATTGAATGTAATATCACATTCATAGCATGTTGCTCCTTTTTGAATAGGTGCTCCTGCATAAAGAAGTGGATAATTGTTGACCCCTTGCTTTAGTCTGCTGTGGACCAGCTCAGACATTTTGGCTAAAATTTCTGAAGCTTGTGGAAATGTAGACGTTTCATGATTGAACATATAGGGTATTAGGACAGTGCCTTCTGGCATAACTGAACCTGTCCCGCAATGGACTGGGCTTGACGTTTGTGTTGGACTTGAACATTCAGATTTCACTTTTGCTATCAATGTACTTCTTGGTGAGGAAATACTGGAGGACCGgtcaggagtgggattttccTGGCTCTCCTCCATAGTCCTATCACCTTCACTTTCACACTGCAAGCTGAGAGGTTCCTCTTTGACTTCCACTACGATATTAAGCTCCTCAGGAACTTCTCTACTTAAAGCTGGAGATGCCCCATCATCTTCATCTTTTGTTTCCTCCATATTATTCTGTGATTCATTAGCTTGATGAATTTCCATGTGTTTGGCTAACTCCACAGCATTTCTTAACCTCTTGTGGCATTGATTGCACTGAAATGTATCTTGCACAACATGCAATGAAATATGTTGTTGCAAGTTTGATTCAGAATCCCCAACATACTCACACAGGTTACATCTGAGGCTCAGGGAAGAATATGCCACTTTCACATCTGTGATGAATaaattataaacaaaaaaaaatcaattttttcaGCTTATTTAACCTCCTAAACAGCATTTTTCAGTGACATTAATTCTACTCAGCTGATTAAACATAAGTTGGACGTATTTCTAAAACTCAGTGCTACTTGCTTCGTGGTTAACAACGTTCATACTTGACTAGAAAATGaatgtttttcatcttttagaaataATTTTACAAAACTTCAATTTAGTAAATAATTCATTAAATAAGGAACATATTCAGTAAGGAACAAATTCAATAAATAATGCAAGCATTTGTCCTCTCACGCTGATGCCAAAGTGAGATATTTCCAGCAttggtttcattttttttgctTACCTGTCATGGAAAGGGGAGGTAGACCTGATCTTGGTGAATACGAGTCACCCTTTGAACCTGGCTGACAAGTCATATGATTCGTAAGTAGATGATTGTACAGGATATCCCTTGTGGTAGAGACAAATCCACAGCCATGACAAATGCCTATGACAAACCACACAACAGACTTAGAAATAGGTGTTCTTAAATCCACATCACCTCTTAATTTTAGATGAAAGATGCAAGGCATGTATTCTTGCCTTATTCTAACATTTTCAAATCTGTACATCTATTAGTTAGAAGTTTAGGTGACTTACCTCTTAATCTCAGCAATTTATATGGAACATGAGTAAGCCATCCCACTGCCCACCCACCTTCAAGCCCTGAGACTATTCTGCCATTCGATTAGAACATAACTGATTTGTATCCTTCAAAATACCACTCAACATAACCCACTGAATCAGAGAATGTTGCCTTTGCTATTGTCTGTTTTCAACTTGCCATCCAATTACTAGCTCAAATCACACATTGCCTCCAATTCAATGTCTGTTCATTTTTGTTAATATTCTTATGTAAAACCTTACTGAATGCCTTATGGGCAATACTCATAGAGAAACTTAACAAAACAGTAAGTGAGTGACCACCTCAAAAAGTTTAGAtcacagaggaggccattcattcTATCACGATTGCACTGCCCTCTGAAGAAACAATACATCTGGTGTCACTCCTTTGCGTTTTCCCCTTAGGTCTGCAAATGTTTCCCTTTCAGATAATCAGCTCATTCAATTCTGAAAGCCTCAGTTGAATGTAGCAACACCTCAGGTAATGTCTTCCAGATCTAAAGCACATGCTACATAAAAAGTTTTTTCTTCATGGTGCCATTGTTTCTTTTCTAACTAAATTAAATCTGAGCTGTCCGATTCTTGATCCTCCCATCAAAGGGAGCAATTTTTCTGTCTAGATATTCTGTCCAGATGCTTCAAGATGTTACATCTCTCTATCAAAGGTCTTTTCAACCATTTCTTCTCTGAAGAGAACAGGTCTAGCTTCTCATATATTTTACATAACTGAACTTCCTCATCCCCACAAgcattctcatgaatcttttctgcaccctccctaATATCTTCATTCCTTTCTAAAACGTGGTGGCCAGAACTAGATGTAATATGCCAGTTCAATCTAAACCAGTATTTCATTCAAGTTTAATGCAAAATCCCTTTTTTGTACTCCATGTCTGTATTGATGAAGTCCAGATGTCAAATGATTTCTCAACCACTCCCTCAATATGTCCTGTCACCTTCATACACCTTAACATCCCAGGCCAGACTCCCAAATTTTTATACAACTTGGTAGGCACCagtaaattttgttttaaagataTACAAAATTAGAAACCCTGGTTTATCACCAAAGAAATAAAAGAGCAGACGTCCACAGTTTTAATTTATGCTGTATATAAGTTAACAAAGCAAACAGCCAATACTATGGATATTATACACCATCACCAAGAATTAACATGACGCAAACATGAATTAACAAACTGTTAAGTGGCAGACAAAACCAAGACAAATTACTCAAGTTTTTCAGCAATCTATCCAGATGTTAATGACCACTATCTGTCACATTGTTCCTTAAGCGTGGTCTTCATGATGAGGGAATTGAGCTTTTCTCGTTCGAGGATACAGTTTCTGATTTCTCCCAACAGCCACTTTAACTTGGACATCCCCAATGACACCTGACTTCCCAGACCCTCCACCTCTTTTCCCAAGATTCCCACTTGATTCACCAAGCTGCACCCCAACATCAAAGCCTGAAGATTCTCATAATCCCTTACAGTGAGGACTATGGAAAAgagcagaaaggggacatgacagCAGGCCCCAACCCCACTTTGGGAAGTCCTATTCTGAACACTGACGTAATTGCAGCTGAGTGCTTTGAGCAACAATTAGTCAAGGTAGTGATTATAAGCAGCAGCTATAGAGCTGCTCAGTTATGGACCTAACTGGGGATGTAACTATGAAGGACATATAATTAGTTCCACAAAACTAAAAGATGATTTTGTTGCttcttccagattttttttaaacaatcagCATATTACTTCTTTCATCTCTAACAAATACtgaatttctacttttgcctaaTCAGCATTTTTGCTGCCTGCTTATTTTGTATATTGATCTCTTGTTGGGAGTGGCCCAATGTTAGCATTCTTGCTTAAATCAGATAGCTGTATGTTGAAGTCCTGCCCTGGGAAGGTGTGCTCTAAATCCAGGCTGCCACTCCATTGCCAGGCCCAAAATAATGCAGTGCCAAAGCTCCCATCTTTCCAGTGAGATGCGAAACAAAGAGCACCTTTAGCCTCTCAGGTGTGTGTATAAGATTGTATCATTCTATACTCATGCTCATCTTTGAATATACCTGGGCCAATATGTCGCCTTCAAATTAAAGTTGATAAAAAGCAGATTATATGCTAAGTATCACATTGTCAGTACTTGCTGCGTACAAGTAGACTCCAACACTTATATTGTGATCTCACTTCAAAAGTGCATCATTTGCCATGGACTATCTTCGAACATGAAAAGGACTATAAAAATGCCTGTCCAAACTTAATGAACAggagtgtgtatgtatatatccAGGTGAGTTGGTTCATAAGGAGAATGACCTATGAAACTTGCATCTTTTTTTTTGGGTGTATCAAATTCAGTCTCAAAACCTTTGCTCACCAGTTCATGAGAGAGCTGATGTATGACCTAATAGGGTTCAAACACATTTGTGTACACGTAAATTGCTCAGGAAGTATAAATTTCTGATGGTCAATTCCCTTGCTTCCTGGACCTTTATGGGAATACCTCTGACTCCCGAGTTACAAACAGAGATTTTGGAATTGATAAATTAGACAAATTAAAATCTGGTCTAACACCTAGATAACAATACAAATAATATCCCTATCTCACACAAGTACCCTGCTCCTCTCCCCTAATAGAACTGCCTGTCACCTGATCACTTACCTTATCCATCTATGCATTTGATCATTCAGTTACTCACTGTCACGCTGGGCTTTTAAATTGCCACAGGGCAACTAGTGCAATAAAAGAGGACTGTCTGG
Above is a window of Hemiscyllium ocellatum isolate sHemOce1 chromosome 17, sHemOce1.pat.X.cur, whole genome shotgun sequence DNA encoding:
- the zfpm1 gene encoding zinc finger protein ZFPM1 isoform X3, with protein sequence MSRRKQSNPRQIKRSVDEMEEGEENLTDDNNMSEREAAASVHDESADCDTSSSFYSEDQGLQDVPKTPEEQEVKWSTAKRKDSEMWHMPESLELHQLDSEMQVRACQNLAKGLTWGPYEGSINSSDKSTLESDSSYLNTVLQLKDEWCWLKRLKVTVNEGSANCTIYCKDDQIWCKTTKPITEGECLTAIVHPLHQSNSYPVLNLSVKTETVEPAECSEQATTYPASLHSDIQLLPQQAGMAAILATAVVNKDIFPCKSCGIWYRSERNLQAHLMYYCASRQKSTSTPTEEKLKDPSPHERICPFPQCNKSCPSASSLEIHVRSHSGICHGCGFVSTTRDILYNHLLTNHMTCQPGSKGDSYSPRSGLPPLSMTDVKVAYSSLSLRCNLCEYVGDSESNLQQHISLHVVQDTFQCNQCHKRLRNAVELAKHMEIHQANESQNNMEETKDEDDGASPALSREVPEELNIVVEVKEEPLSLQCESEGDRTMEESQENPTPDRSSSISSPRSTLIAKVKSECSSPTQTSSPVHCGTGSVMPEGTVLIPYMFNHETSTFPQASEILAKMSELVHSRLKQGVNNYPLLYAGAPIQKGATCYECDITFNNINNYLVHKRLYCSSRHQQVDNPAADDTAKDPASTSRTEQLSHSPVSGVENQQASSSQTDSDRDLKISNVESKLPEIKTEDSAMKDTSSEGESLSRFSEGSRSPSNSVEEFDDDPSKTICEACNIRFTRHETYVVHKRLYCASRHDPPLRRPNGGKVAFLQQTVRTRKRRKLYEIHGPSHQPLPPPSPNEASVHSPSAASLQNTGLSNNVETLKVKQEALSLSSRSVDSVSLSTGYMLTAQSSATSSPSSSSDVDGPIDLSRKPHTQEEQLIHVSPLNPASHLSTDYHECTSCKISFNNVENYLTHKKYYCSATALQHSKVEKLARVKMQASATIKAKKNRMEITDPQPQIQTEELKKKDISTKCILESPNVVHGCITPNNSPGISHNSPDVLQDGTQSSSHVKTFSAPQRAHSVICPYCPLNGPIEGDLIDHFKNTHDFKQLSTGRTTEGFMQDISSQGKLMTNSISEISPQNLRVPAPSLKSGVQTLKNIPNAKDQRESVSSQSSAESPLQNISPKPLITSSPNVALKILSVPDSPRNPGFKLISPSINVDKSVQTAMSLPSPVQNGNHRYCRLCNIKFSSLSTFIAHKKYYCSSHTAEHVK
- the zfpm1 gene encoding zinc finger protein ZFPM1 isoform X2, translating into MEEGEENLTDDNNMSEREAAASVHDESADCDTSSSFYSEDQGLQDVPKTPEEQEVKWSTAKRKDSEMWHMPESLELHQLDSEMQVRACQNLAKGLTWGPYEGSINSSDKSTLESDSSYLNTVLQLKDEWCWLKRLKVTVNEGSANCTIYCKDDQIWCKTTKPITEGECLTAIVHPLHQSNSYPVLNLSVKTETVEPAECSEQATTYPASLHSDIQLLPQQAGMAAILATAVVNKDIFPCKSCGIWYRSERNLQAHLMYYCASRQKSTSTPTEEKLKDPSPHERICPFPQCNKSCPSASSLEIHVRSHSGERPFVCLICLSAFTTKANCERHLKVHMDTLNGICHGCGFVSTTRDILYNHLLTNHMTCQPGSKGDSYSPRSGLPPLSMTDVKVAYSSLSLRCNLCEYVGDSESNLQQHISLHVVQDTFQCNQCHKRLRNAVELAKHMEIHQANESQNNMEETKDEDDGASPALSREVPEELNIVVEVKEEPLSLQCESEGDRTMEESQENPTPDRSSSISSPRSTLIAKVKSECSSPTQTSSPVHCGTGSVMPEGTVLIPYMFNHETSTFPQASEILAKMSELVHSRLKQGVNNYPLLYAGAPIQKGATCYECDITFNNINNYLVHKRLYCSSRHQQVDNPAADDTAKDPASTSRTEQLSHSPVSGVENQQASSSQTDSDRDLKISNVESKLPEIKTEDSAMKDTSSEGESLSRFSEGSRSPSNSVEEFDDDPSKTICEACNIRFTRHETYVVHKRLYCASRHDPPLRRPNGGKVAFLQQTVRTRKRRKLYEIHGPSHQPLPPPSPNEASVHSPSAASLQNTGLSNNVETLKVKQEALSLSSRSVDSVSLSTGYMLTAQSSATSSPSSSSDVDGPIDLSRKPHTQEEQLIHVSPLNPASHLSTDYHECTSCKISFNNVENYLTHKKYYCSATALQHSKVEKLARVKMQASATIKAKKNRMEITDPQPQIQTEELKKKDISTKCILESPNVVHGCITPNNSPGISHNSPDVLQDGTQSSSHVKTFSAPQRAHSVICPYCPLNGPIEGDLIDHFKNTHDFKQLSTGRTTEGFMQDISSQGKLMTNSISEISPQNLRVPAPSLKSGVQTLKNIPNAKDQRESVSSQSSAESPLQNISPKPLITSSPNVALKILSVPDSPRNPGFKLISPSINVDKSVQTAMSLPSPVQNGNHRYCRLCNIKFSSLSTFIAHKKYYCSSHTAEHVK
- the zfpm1 gene encoding zinc finger protein ZFPM1 isoform X1 — encoded protein: MSRRKQSNPRQIKRSVDEMEEGEENLTDDNNMSEREAAASVHDESADCDTSSSFYSEDQGLQDVPKTPEEQEVKWSTAKRKDSEMWHMPESLELHQLDSEMQVRACQNLAKGLTWGPYEGSINSSDKSTLESDSSYLNTVLQLKDEWCWLKRLKVTVNEGSANCTIYCKDDQIWCKTTKPITEGECLTAIVHPLHQSNSYPVLNLSVKTETVEPAECSEQATTYPASLHSDIQLLPQQAGMAAILATAVVNKDIFPCKSCGIWYRSERNLQAHLMYYCASRQKSTSTPTEEKLKDPSPHERICPFPQCNKSCPSASSLEIHVRSHSGERPFVCLICLSAFTTKANCERHLKVHMDTLNGICHGCGFVSTTRDILYNHLLTNHMTCQPGSKGDSYSPRSGLPPLSMTDVKVAYSSLSLRCNLCEYVGDSESNLQQHISLHVVQDTFQCNQCHKRLRNAVELAKHMEIHQANESQNNMEETKDEDDGASPALSREVPEELNIVVEVKEEPLSLQCESEGDRTMEESQENPTPDRSSSISSPRSTLIAKVKSECSSPTQTSSPVHCGTGSVMPEGTVLIPYMFNHETSTFPQASEILAKMSELVHSRLKQGVNNYPLLYAGAPIQKGATCYECDITFNNINNYLVHKRLYCSSRHQQVDNPAADDTAKDPASTSRTEQLSHSPVSGVENQQASSSQTDSDRDLKISNVESKLPEIKTEDSAMKDTSSEGESLSRFSEGSRSPSNSVEEFDDDPSKTICEACNIRFTRHETYVVHKRLYCASRHDPPLRRPNGGKVAFLQQTVRTRKRRKLYEIHGPSHQPLPPPSPNEASVHSPSAASLQNTGLSNNVETLKVKQEALSLSSRSVDSVSLSTGYMLTAQSSATSSPSSSSDVDGPIDLSRKPHTQEEQLIHVSPLNPASHLSTDYHECTSCKISFNNVENYLTHKKYYCSATALQHSKVEKLARVKMQASATIKAKKNRMEITDPQPQIQTEELKKKDISTKCILESPNVVHGCITPNNSPGISHNSPDVLQDGTQSSSHVKTFSAPQRAHSVICPYCPLNGPIEGDLIDHFKNTHDFKQLSTGRTTEGFMQDISSQGKLMTNSISEISPQNLRVPAPSLKSGVQTLKNIPNAKDQRESVSSQSSAESPLQNISPKPLITSSPNVALKILSVPDSPRNPGFKLISPSINVDKSVQTAMSLPSPVQNGNHRYCRLCNIKFSSLSTFIAHKKYYCSSHTAEHVK